In Nostoc sp. CENA543, a single genomic region encodes these proteins:
- a CDS encoding Mini-ribonuclease 3, which translates to MKSKEEELLDGKDEHPPIDTSWTDSLLAHTAQFTQQISQGQIQQISPSALAYLGDAIYELYARMYYLLPLQRQDAYHRLVVAQVRAETQALHLRSLTPYLTTTELDIVRRGRNAATGRPKRVNPEIYQQATSLETLIGYLYLTDLPRLTELLQKIHPEK; encoded by the coding sequence GTGAAGTCAAAGGAGGAAGAGTTATTAGATGGTAAAGATGAACATCCCCCAATAGATACATCTTGGACTGACTCACTCTTAGCACACACAGCACAGTTCACACAACAAATTTCTCAGGGACAAATACAGCAAATCTCACCCTCTGCTCTAGCATATTTAGGGGATGCAATCTATGAGCTTTATGCTAGAATGTATTACCTGCTACCACTACAACGGCAAGATGCTTATCATAGACTGGTAGTAGCGCAGGTAAGAGCAGAAACACAAGCGCTACATTTGCGATCGCTAACTCCTTACTTGACAACAACTGAATTAGATATTGTCCGGCGAGGCCGTAACGCCGCCACAGGAAGACCTAAAAGAGTTAATCCTGAAATATATCAACAAGCAACAAGTCTAGAGACTTTAATTGGCTACTTATATCTCACCGATTTGCCACGTTTAACCGAACTATTGCAAAAAATCCATCCAGAGAAATAA
- a CDS encoding STAS domain-containing protein: MSVYFNHEEGIIAEPLNLTVSLRGTREARDNYQLFRLTGLLDAFSEPTFRKVLGNKIEEGPKHIILDLSQIDFVDSSGLGALVQLAKQAQNGEGTLQIVTNARVTQTVKLVRLEKFLSLQTSVEAALDNIKQS; the protein is encoded by the coding sequence TTGAGCGTTTACTTTAACCATGAGGAGGGAATTATTGCTGAACCACTAAATCTAACCGTCAGCCTGAGAGGTACTCGTGAAGCACGGGATAATTATCAGCTATTCCGCCTCACAGGTTTGTTAGATGCCTTTTCTGAACCGACATTTCGCAAAGTTCTAGGCAATAAAATTGAAGAAGGCCCAAAGCACATCATTCTGGATCTTTCACAAATTGATTTTGTCGATAGTTCTGGTTTGGGTGCTTTGGTACAGCTAGCCAAGCAAGCTCAAAACGGCGAAGGAACTTTGCAAATCGTCACTAACGCCCGTGTAACTCAAACGGTCAAGCTTGTGCGCTTAGAGAAGTTTCTCTCGCTGCAAACCTCTGTTGAAGCAGCTCTAGACAACATCAAGCAGTCTTGA
- the carA gene encoding glutamine-hydrolyzing carbamoyl-phosphate synthase small subunit codes for MPPSDTIPALLVLADGTAYRGWSFGATGTTIGEVVFNTGMTGYQEVLTDPSYCGQIVVFTYPELGNTGVNPEDEESAKPQVRGAIARNICHQPSNWRSSQSLPDYLQQHQIPGIYGIDTRALTRKIRMYGAMNGGISTEILDEAELLEQVQAAPNMAGLNLVREVTTRQVYEWSDPTIPAWEFKPATTSNQQESLTVVALDFGVKRNILRRLASYGCRVIVVPADTPAAEILQYNPDGIFLSNGPGDPAAVAEGIATAKTLLQSQKPIFGICMGHQILGHALGAETFKLKFGHRGLNQPAGLTQRIEITSQNHSFAIDPDSLPQAVVEVSHLNLNDRTVAGLKHKSLPIFSVQYHPEASPGPHDADYLFEQFVQAMRTARQATTAQVS; via the coding sequence ATGCCCCCGTCTGACACAATTCCTGCTCTACTAGTTTTGGCAGATGGCACTGCTTACCGAGGTTGGTCTTTCGGTGCGACAGGAACAACCATCGGCGAAGTCGTGTTTAACACTGGCATGACTGGATATCAAGAAGTCTTGACTGACCCCAGTTACTGCGGTCAAATAGTCGTGTTCACCTATCCTGAATTGGGGAATACTGGCGTTAATCCAGAAGACGAAGAATCAGCCAAGCCACAGGTACGCGGTGCGATCGCGCGCAATATTTGTCATCAACCGAGTAACTGGCGATCGTCACAATCCCTACCAGACTACCTGCAACAACACCAAATTCCAGGGATCTATGGCATAGACACCCGCGCCCTCACCCGCAAAATTCGGATGTATGGCGCAATGAATGGTGGTATTTCTACAGAAATCTTAGATGAAGCAGAATTATTAGAACAGGTACAAGCAGCCCCCAACATGGCAGGGTTAAATCTCGTCCGAGAAGTGACGACGCGCCAAGTGTATGAATGGTCAGATCCCACAATCCCGGCTTGGGAATTTAAGCCAGCCACAACCAGCAATCAACAAGAATCTTTGACAGTTGTCGCCCTAGATTTTGGTGTGAAACGCAATATTCTCCGCCGCTTGGCTAGTTATGGTTGTCGCGTGATTGTTGTACCTGCCGATACACCAGCCGCAGAAATTCTTCAATACAATCCAGATGGTATCTTCCTTTCCAACGGGCCTGGCGATCCAGCCGCAGTTGCCGAAGGTATAGCCACAGCTAAAACCTTGCTGCAAAGTCAAAAACCAATTTTTGGTATTTGTATGGGACACCAAATCTTGGGTCATGCCTTGGGAGCAGAAACCTTTAAGCTAAAATTCGGCCATCGGGGTTTAAACCAACCTGCGGGGTTGACACAAAGGATAGAGATTACCAGCCAAAACCACAGCTTTGCGATTGATCCTGATTCCTTACCGCAAGCAGTTGTGGAAGTGAGTCACCTCAACTTAAACGATCGCACTGTTGCAGGATTAAAGCACAAATCCTTGCCCATCTTCTCAGTGCAGTACCACCCAGAAGCTAGTCCAGGCCCTCATGACGCTGATTACTTGTTTGAGCAGTTCGTCCAAGCTATGCGAACAGCACGACAAGCAACTACAGCTCAAGTGAGTTAA